In the Scatophagus argus isolate fScaArg1 chromosome 11, fScaArg1.pri, whole genome shotgun sequence genome, gattgacttccggagaaggacattaccacatataccagtgaacatccagggctcggacattgagattgtggacagttttaagtatctgggtgtccacctcaaccataaactggactggtcacataacaccgatgtCCTGTACAAGAggggccaaagtcgcctccaccttctgaggagactgaggtcctttggagtgtgcaggcccctcctaaggactttttatgaatctgtggtagcctctgctattcactacgctgtggtctgttgggaaccgggcagcacggaccggaacaggaagtgactgaacaagctggtcaggagggccaactctgtcctgggctgcccactggactccatggaggaggtgggtgagaggaggacgttagccaagctaCTAAgcacagggactgcgctacgctggttcaaatcatatttaacatgttaatgatgtttcctcttcatatttaagggttagcctcggtgttccacaaggttcagtgctcgggccgatcctgttcaccttgtACAagctccctctaggaaatattattcagaaacatggcataaactttcattgttatgttgatgacactcagctgtacttatccttaaagcctgaagaaacagagctgttagccagactccaggcatgtcttaaggacataaaggactggatgacctccaattttttattattaaactcagacaaaactgagatcattgttctaggccccaaacaccttagaaatagaatagctgaaaatattctctctctggacggcattactttggcccccagtatgactgcgaggaacctcggcgttatcttcgatcaggacgtgtcatttattcatcacattaaacagatctctaagaccgccttctttcacctccgtaatattgctaagattaggagcgtcctctctcagagtgatgctgaaaaacttgtccatgctttcgttacttctaggctggactactgcaactcactattgtcaggatgtccaaattactctgttaatagcctacagctgatccagaatgcagcagctagagttttaacaggaatcagtaaaagggatcatatctcccccatcttagcttctcttcactggcttccagtaaaattcagaatagactttaaaattctcccacttacatataaggccctaaatggactcgccccatcatacctgcaggatctaatagtcccatatattcccaatagatcactcagatcacagagtgcaggtttacttgcaggTCCCAGAGCtcataaaagtagaacaggaggacgagcctttagctatcaggcacccctgctgtggaaccagttgccaatctgggttcgacaggcagacagcacctccacttttaagactaaacttaaaacctttctgtttagtaaagcgtatagttagcctcaaactaagtgtgtagggctggtaggcatagttacgctcacctcatgatatatacTACCGTTCAAAAGTTTGGGATCCCTTAGaaatttccttatttttttaagaaaatcacagttttttttcagtgaagatAACTTTAAACTAATCACAAATACACTCTATACATTGCTAATGTGGTAAATGACTATTCTACCTGCAAATGTATGGTTTTTGGTGCAATATCTACATAAGTGTATAGGGGCCCGTTTTCAGCAACTATCACTCCAGTTTAATGGTACAGTGTGTTTGCTCATTGCATCAGAAGGCTAATGGATGATTAGAAAACCCTTGTGCAATCAGGTGTGCAAAATGTTAGCACACCTGAAAACAGTTTAGCTAATTAGATAAGCTATAAAACTGACCTTCCTTTGAGCAGGTTGAGTATCTGGAGCATCACATTTGTGGGGTCGATTAAACGCTCAAAATGGCCAGAAAAAGAGAACTTTCATGTGAAACTCGACAGTCTATTCTTGTTCTTAGAAATGAAGGCTATTCCATGCGAGAAATTGCCAAGAAACTGAAAATTTCTTACAACAGTGTGTACTACTCTCTTCAGAGAAGAGCACAAACAGGCTCTAACCAGAGTAGAAAGAGAAGTGGGAGGCCCTGCTGCACAACTGAGCAAGAAGATAAGTACATTAGAGTCTCTAGTTTGAGAAATAGATGCCTCACAGGTCCTCAACTGGCAGCTTCATTAAATAGTACCCGCAAAACGCCAGTGTCTACATCTACAGTGAAGAGGCGACTCCGGGATGCTGGTCTTCAGGGCagagtggcaaagaaaaagccATATCTGAAACTGgctaataaaagaaaaagattaataTGGGCAAAAAAACACAGGCATTGGACAGAGGAAGATTAGAAAAAAGTGTTATGGACGGACAAATTGAAGTTTGAGGTGTTTGGATCACACAGAAGAACATTTgtgagatgcagaaaaactgaaaggatGCTGGAAGAGTGCCTGACGCCATCTGTCAAGCATGGTGGGGGTAACGTGATGGTCTGGGGTTGCTTTGGTGCTGGTAAGGTGGGAGATTTGTTCAGGGTAAAGGGGATTTTGAATAAGGAAGGCTATCACTCCCTTTTTCAACGCCATGCCCTACCCTGTGGACAGCGCTTGGAGCCAATGTAATCCTacagcaggacaatgacccaaagcacaCTTCAACATTGTGCAAGAACTATTTAGAGAAGAAGCAAGCAGCTGGTATTCTCTCTGTAATGGAGGGGCCAGCGCAGTCACCTGATCTAAACCCCATTGAGCTATTGTGGGAGCAGGCACGCAAGAAGTGCCCATCCAGCCAATCCAACTTGTGGGAGGGGCTTCTAGAAGCGTGGGGTAAAATTTCTCCAGATTACCTCAACAAATTAACAGCTAGAATGCCAAAGGTCTGCAATGCTGTAGTTGTGCAAATGGAGGATTCTTTGACGAAAGCAAAGTTTGAAGGGACAAATCattatttcaaatacaaatcattatTTCTGCCCTTGTCAATGTCTTGACTATATTTTCTGTTCGTTTTACAACACATGGTGGTAAATCAATGTTACTTttcatggaaaacacaaaattgtCTTTTGAATGGTAGCgtatagccacaggtagaataggtctgactaactgttaatttttaaatctctatcatagctaagctgctataggcctatgctgctgggggacacaaacatgatccaccaagcagtttcccctcctccttttcctcttcttcctctcccctcgtcagattaacatacagttcattattttatgtcactaactgtgtgtccagttctcctcgtagttttgtgtctctccctccctttctctctctccctctctctctccgtatctttctgcaggtatctctccatccagatcttcatgttgaactgcatccgaCCCTACGACCAACCCAGTgtcttctgtgcaccgactgttggcggggtggttctcccttgcgggccaaaattgaactgaattgaattgataggatagtggttttcaacagaatatgaaaaatacatgaatgatatagcatttcattataatttcattattataatttcagtcttgtgaaatattaaaatcatattgaggtggtattaaaagtgaaactgaacggatgaatgacatgaaaatttaaaatttttatgagttgagattttgttttatttgtctttttggtaatgtcattctcatgttgttaactgctttcctgcctgtacaacatccactgcacgtctgcccgtcctgggtgagggatccctcctctgttgctcaccctgaggtttcttccattttttcctgttaaaggtttttctgggagtttttcctcagttgtgtgagggtcgaagggcagaggatgttgctgatgttatgttaagccctttgagacaaactgcttgtaaaaatgggctgtacaaataaagttgtcttgtcttgttacTTACACAGCAGCTTCTTGAGGTGTTTataaatttctttcattttcagtccatATATGATTGGATTAAAGAGAGGATGATACAGGATGATTTGTAATGTTATAATGAAGTGGGCAGTTTTAGGAAAATCAGTTTCCAGTCGCAGTAAAAGCACATCAAACATACTCAAACAGGAAAAGTTGATTAATACCATCAAGTGTGGTAAACAAGTCTGTGCAGCTTTTCTTCTGACGTCTCTACAACTTCGATAGGATATTATAAATATTCTGGTGTATGTAAAAAGGATAAAGAGCACAGGTAGAAGTACAAGATTTACCAAAACAACCAAACCATATATATTCAGCAGTCTTGAACTCTCACAGTGAAGTTTGTAAACTGTGCTGTTACAAATGATTCCTTTGAATGTAAAGTTACAGAGTTTCTTAAAAGCATTCAGTACAGCTGGTCCTACCATCTGACAAACAGGCACAAGCCAAGCTAAAGCCAGAAATATGCTGAcagttgttttcctcatgatAGCTGGATACTGCAGAGGTTTACATATGGACacatatctgtcataagacatgGCTGCCAACAGTAAGAACTCTGAACCACCCAAAGAGTAAAATATAAACCACTGAAAGAGGCAGGCTGAATAAGATATGATCTGTTTCTCAGATAAAAAGTCAATCAACAGCTTTGGGTAGATCAAAGTGCTGTAAAGAAGAGAGTTGATTAACAGAGctgcaatgaaaatgtacatgggcTCATGGAGGTTTTGATGAATCCAGATGAGATACACAACAGTAGAATTACTGCAGATTATTAGAATATAAGCTGTGaacatgatgacaaaataaagatatcTGTATTTGTACAAATCCACGTACCCATCAACAGTTATATATGTTACATTTTCCTTATTGTCCATTAGGATAGCATGAGGACTAACATACTCTATGTAGTATTTCAAACTAGATCACCCTTTACTCACTGATCTGGCTCTGACATGCACTTGTGTGTTCATTGAAATGtttcaggaaacacaacatCCTAAAGTGAGCTGCTTGAGTCTGTGCACAGTTTTTTATGAGCTTTCATCACTCTGTGGATCTCATTAAGATTTTCATCAAGTGCTCCTTTCATCAACAACATTACGACGTGTCAGAGCTAAAACTCACGGGGCAAATCAGGCCTGTCACCTCATTTTCTGTGGCCTGTGAGAGTTTACAATTAAAATAAGTTGCACATTACCATTCTGCTGCTACAATGCTGCATTACTTTTGTATGGTGTTCATAAATTGACTTCCCGAACAGCCGGGAAGTCAGGTAGGTTGGGTGGTGGTTCAAAAGAAGcatagtccaaaacaaaggttcgccaccaaccgcttcatgtgtccaaccgcttttccccactcagcgacacacccgctgagaaaccgaccgtggttattggcgattctgttttgcgatatgtgaagccgacaccagcgactatagtcaaatgcatcccggggcCTAAAGCGGGCGACATACAGGGCAATCTAAACATGttggcgagagataagagtaaatatagTAAGAATATAATTCACATCGGCGCTAATGACACCCGGttacgccagtcggaggtcaccaaagttaaCATGGAGTCGGTGTTTAATTTGGCAAgaaccatgtcggactccgtagcgTTCTCTGGTCGCCTCCcaaatctgaccagtgatgacatgtttagccgcataACAAtgttaagaagtgttaatcaaaataacctcataaaCATACAAATTGGCAATTATTTAGAACTAAAAAATAGgacaatcagatgtggattataCGATAAATTCCTCCTAGTCAATGATCTAATAATTGATCATCAGTCTCACTGAGAtttggttacgggatgaagagtTTAAACgaatcaactccatctgctTACATTAACTATCATGTcaggaggagtggcagcaatctaccactgTTGTGTATCGTCCACCTTCTGCTGCTTACTCaaagttcctgtctgagttttcagactTCCTATCTAGTTTAGTGCTGTTGAGATCTCTAGTCATGTGCTCAAGAGAccaatagagaggcctacatgtaccACAAGAGACCTGAACTAGAGTGACTGACCGTTAGAGACCCCCACCCCATGACGCACACCTTGTCGTAAATCCTGAATTCAACTCGGGACcagcacagacattggctgtggtccaaacatctccacaggggtccgAGGTGATGTCACTCAGGTAAGAAAAGACCACTGGGACCCTCAGACGTTGcttttccccgtgcgtgctgtgacagtgagagcttctccaggctctcctaGGTGTCCAGGTTGCCGAAAGGGAGCAACGTTCAAACATTTGATTATTATCAACTTAAAAATCCTGGATCACAGTCTTCAACTGGCAGgctgagaaacagactgctgtgtttttctgtaatttttccttttttttcctttttccaacTTGGATCGCTGCATAATCAGCTGATCTCACATTAACGAGGACAGTGCACCAACTTTGAtaaggacaaaacaaagttaGGTTGGTTTTTTTTACCGGTGATTTTCCCTGTTGCCGTTACACATCAATACTCCGCATCACCAAAGGAGCGAAGTAACGGACCCTCAGCACTCAACAGAGGACAGCGCCGTGGACGTTCATGCGGAATATTTCTTTTCCATGTGAGTAAAACGCACATTAAGAGGCTTATGTTTAGGCAGAGGCATTATTAAGATAGCAAtgttaatgtgtgatttttggacttgtaagtgctgcactcatttactttttgttaCTGATCATCCAAACTCATCAGTTCTGGGAGCTTGCGCATCACaagttaaaggaccaatatCTGATCAGATAAACTTCAGTTTACTGACTAATAATGTAATATGACTATTgtgtgagactcaaaagaactgaggTAGTGATCTTCATTGGGCTCTTTAGTTCTTCTATCCCTACctcttttcctcacatttttATATGATCATCGAGGGAGAGGCCCGAGCACGTGATCACAAATCTCCTCGCGAGACATGTAACGTTCTTCGCCTTTGTAATCGTTGTTTTCCACGTAAGccacatcagaatcagaatcagaatggGCAATTGCCATCTTCATGCTCTGAGCCGCACACCCTGTgtgccactctgctgccatcttgtttcttaagataacataagataagatgatgctttattagtcccataactgggaaattacagtgttacagcagcaaacagagcatagagggtgcaaagcatgcagggataagAGAAGATGAGCattcaaacagaataaatacacaggaaacaagtaccagctgtacacagtacagagaagaaaaagactattcacactagagtccctcaagttctgattagtggatggattgattattgtaccgatttgtttcaggaaaagactaagtatgtatgtactgatcctagtagtagtgttacatgagtaaggattattgcacagttactactacacatgtattattgcaggtctggtgtgaccatttgtcccattattgcacacgatttattgtccagttaacacattcaacaccttaaatgtccagtctatcggctgtgcttgttgtggagtctgacagcagggggcaggtaggagcggcggtacctcctccacacagagcgggtgtagcagtctgtcactgaaggagctgcccagtgctgtcagagtgcctTACaaggggtgggagggggtcttgagcatggacgacagcttggctatcgtcctcctgtcacccacctcgtccactgagtccagggggcagcccaggactgaggcggccctcctcaccagtctttccagcctctttttgtcccaggcagagatgctgcctgcccagcagaccacaccataaaagatggctgatgccaccactgagTCCACAAAGGCCCCTCAGTCTCCTGAGCAggagtctgctctggccctttttgtacAGGGCGTCcgtgttgtcagtccagtccagtttattgttgaggtgaacGCCCAGGCACTTGTAGGAGATGACTCTCTCAATGTatgttccctggatgttcaccagtgtgggtggggtgtgttggcgcctgctgaagtccaccaccagctccttggttttacaCGCGTTGATTTGGAGGCGGTTCTCGTGGCACCAATCCACAAACACCTGGATGAGTTCTCGGTACTCTCAGTCATCTCCGTCCATGATGAGGCCGATGATCGCAGAGTCATCTGAGAACTTCTGTAGGTGGCAGGTTGGGgtgttgtacctgaaatcagaggtatagagagtgaacagaaagggagccagaactgttccctgtggtgcacctgtactacagagaagcatgtcagacTCACAGCGCTGcgtcctcacatactgtggcctgtttgtCAGGTAGTCCACGGTCCAggcactgaggtggtggtctacTCCTGCACACTTCAGCTTGTCTCCCAGTAGGttgggctggatggtgttgaaggcactggagaaTTCAAAGAATATCATCCTCACAGTGCTCCCAGCCCTCTCCAGGTGAGATAGTGATGTTTGCAGGAGGCAGATAATGGCATCTTCCACTCCATTCCTGGCtgataggcaaactgcagcgggTCCATCGATGAGCTCACCAGCGGGCGCAGATAGGCGAGGATGAGGACGAGCTCCTTCGGATGGGGGGTCTTTGACACTGGTACCaggcatgatgtcttccacagctgtgggACTCTGGCCAGCGCCAGGCTCAGGTTGAACATGTGCTGGAAGATTAcacacagctggtcagcgcaggaTCTCAAGAGCCTGGGACTGATGCCATCTAGACCTGCTGCCTTCCTTCCTGCCttcatgctggttcttgtgagtaatcttgttgcagcgttctggattagctggagagactttatagatttattggggcagcctgatagaagggagttacaacAATCCAGCCTGGAgataatgaatgcatggactaatttttctgcatctttctgactcagaatgtgcctaatttttgcaatattgcagaggtgaaagaatgcagtgtTTGAAATATTCGATATGTGTGAGTtaaggacatgtcctggtcaatgataactcctaaattccttacagtggagcttgaggccacggctaagccatctagcattgcaatatcactggataatttgtttcaggtgttcagggcccagaacaataacttcagttttgtctgaattttgaaataggaaattgcaagtcatccaggtttttatgtctttaagacatgcctgaagtttgactagctgatttgtttcttctggtttcattgataaatacaattgTGTTTCATCTgcacaacaatgaaaatatatgaGGACATAGCTCACATAGCTGAatggcgactgttctttcaaggatcttggaaagaaatgtaaggttagatattggtctgcAGTTGCTTAAAATCcctgggtcaagtgtgtgttttttaaggagaggtttgactaggactgggttagggttaggattggACTGGGGTACATGACCTGTTATTAGGGAAAAACTGATCATGTCTGATAGACAATTAATTTCGAGTAATGGGCTGCTCTAGCAATCTGTAGGGTCTTCCAgtataatctaagactgtcttgccagactgagcgagattcaataagtttggaggaacgagatttcctttcaagtttttgtgcattttgctttaatttgcgaacctctgtattataccagagtgcaagtctcttttgctttatgcattttttttttagtgggGCAACAGAGTCTATAATCgtccttaatgagcttgcaacactgtccacaaaatggtcagcttgagagggattgttgtaatgttcactagtatggggacatgatactgaagttaatgacaatagaactgcttctttaaatttagccacagccCTACAGGTATCTCGTGTAGGAGTTTTTCTTGCTGGgatgaagtcaaatagtataaactcaaaagttaataaacaatggtcagatggaacaggattttgttcaaagagtATTAAATGGTCTAATccaatgccatatgtcagaacaaggtcaagagtgtgactgaagcagtaagtgggtttatgtacacacttACAGAAGCCAGTTGAATCtaatagagagataaatgctgcacaaaggctatcattaccaTTGTTgatgtggatgttgaaatcgcctataataattactttattagttttaaggatgAGACTCAATAGGATCTCTGAAATttccagtagaaattcagagtatgggccaggagcgcggtacactacaacaataaaaattggttgtactgCTTTGCAGGCAGGGTGTGATTATTGATGATGTTTCTTCCTCACTATAAGGGTTAATcacggtgttccacagggttcagtgctcgGGGGCCCATCCTGTacaccttatacatgctccctctaggaaatattattcagaaacatggtataaactttcattgttatggtGATGATacccagctgtacttatccttaaagcctgaagaaacagagccgttatccagacttcaggcatgtcttaaggacataaaggactggatgacctccaatgTTTTACTATTAAAcccagacaaaactgaggtcattgtttttggccccagacatctcagaactagaatagctgataatattctctgtctggacagcattactttggcctccagtacgactgcggGGAACCTctgcgttatctttgatcaagacgtgtcatttatccatcagaTTAGAtaacagatctctaagaccgccttctttcacctccgtaatattgctaagaataggagcatcctctctcagagtgatgctgaaaaacttgtccatgcttttgttacttctagcCTGGACTACTGCGattcattattatcaggatgtccaaattactccattaatagcctgcagctgatccagaatgcagcagctagagttttgacaggaatcagctaaagggatcatatctcccccgTCTTAGCTTCCCTCTACTGGCTTCAAATAAAATtcagaacatattttaaaattctcctacttacatataaggccctaaatggactagccaCATCATACCTacaggatctaatagtcccatacattcccaatagatcactcagatcacagagtgcaggtttacttgcagttcccagaattcataaaagtagaatgggaggatgagcctttagctatcaggcacccctgctgtggaaccagttgccaatctgggtttgacaggcggacaccacctccacctttaagaCCAGACTTGAAGAGGGAGCTGAAGCATGAGGCAAAGTcgatttacatttaaattgcCCCTTGgggacaaataaagtttttcaatttgaatttgaattcaaACCCTCATCTTTGGTCATGAGCTCTGAGTAGTGACCGAAAGGATGAGATCACAGATACATGTGGCTGAAATGGGCTTCCTCCATAGGATGGCTGAGTCAGGAGCTCTGACCTGGTCCATGGGGAGCTTGGAGAAGAGCTTTTCGTTTTCACTATTTCACTGTTTACAATTTCCAGAACACTTGACTGGATATTTTATTTAGAGCAAGGAACAAATGGAGTCAAATTCAGTGTGCGTGGACAcatacttggccaataaagGTGATTCTGACCCTGAACTGttctgagaggaaacagaatttAATATTGCATAGCTTATGACCACCAGTGGTACTAAGCTGACCTTTCTAGCTGAACTACAGTACagacattgtttgtttgtttgtcagtctaATAATTGTAATTCAGCTCATGAATAAGTAGAGATTGTATCCAATATGTCATTGTTTCACAGCAACAACTGCATGTTGTGTATCTCTTTCAATCAAATTTGAATCCACTTTGCCTCACAAGACACCAAATCACAGTCTGGAGTACATGATTTCGCTTTCAAggtatttaatttaaaatgctgacatgctCATTTCATGACCTACATGAGATTTAACAACACACCCAGACAATGTAAGAAAATATGGAATAATACAACATTAGTGGTTTGATGATTTGGTTTTCTGCAGTGAATGAAAAAGTAAGTGAAATAATTAACAGtgagaaaagaagcaaaaaactTGACACAGCAAACCTGATGAAGATCCTAAAAGGAAACATGCTGGGCTCACAAAAGTTCTTCATTTAGTGTTGCTGCAGTGttgattgttttgttaaaaagaaCAGTCTAGTTCATAGACATTATTCATTACATTGATGAAACTGATGATACTCCTTACTGTACACGAGTGCTACAgaaacaaatcctcacattaaGGTCTTTTTCAAGGATCACAGAAATCACATCTCTAAATGATTATGACAGGAGGACAGTGACTGTGCAGTTATCGTTTGTTTGTTCATTAGATCTTGTTACTTACACAACAGCTTCTTGAGGTGTTTAtagatttctttcattttcagtccatATATGATTGGATTAAAGAGAGGATGATACAGGATGATTTGTAATGTTATTATGAAGCGGGCAGTTTTAGGAAAATCAGTTTCCAGTCGCAGTAAAAAGACATCAAATGTAATCAAACAGGAAAAGTTGGTCAAAACCATCAAGTGTGGTAAACAAGTCTGTGCAGCTTTTCTTCTGACTTCTCTACAACTTCGATAGGATATTATAAATATTCTGGTGTATGTAAAAAGGATAAAGAGCACAGGTAGAAGTACAAGATTTACCAGAATAACCAAACCATATATATTCAGCAGTCTTGAACTCTCACAGTGAAGTTTGCCAACTGTGCTGTTACAAATGATTCCTTTGAAAGTAAAGTTACAGAGTTTCTTATTAGCATTCAGTACAGCTGGTCCTACCGCCTGACAAACAGGCACAACCCAAGCTAAAGCCAGAAATATACTGAcagttgttttcctcatgatAGCTGGATACTGCAGAGGTTTACATATGGACacatatctgtcataagacatgGCTGCCAACAGTAAGAACTCTGAACCACCCAAAGAGTAAAATATAAACCACTGAAAGAGGCAGGCTGAATAAGATATGATCTGTTTCTCAGATAAAAAGTCAATCAACAGCTTTGGGTAGATCGCAGTGCTGTAAAGAAGAGAGTTGATTAA is a window encoding:
- the LOC124066872 gene encoding olfactory receptor 6N2-like — encoded protein: MDNKENVTYITVDGYVDLYKYRYLYFVIMFTAYILIICSNSTVVYLIWIHQNLHEPMYIFIAALLINSLLYSTLIYPKLLIDFLSEKQIISYSACLFQWFIFYSLGGSEFLLLAAMSYDRYVSICKPLQYPAIMRKTTVSIFLALAWLVPVCQMVGPAVLNAFKKLCNFTFKGIICNSTVYKLHCESSRLLNIYGLVVLVNLVLLPVLFILFTYTRIFIISYRSCRDVRRKAAQTCLPHLMVLINFSCLSMFDVLLLRLETDFPKTAHFIITLQIILYHPLFNPIIYGLKMKEIYKHLKKLLCK
- the LOC124066869 gene encoding olfactory receptor 11A1-like; this translates as MDNKENVTYITVDGYVDLYKYRYLYFVIMFTAYILIICSNSTVVYLIWIHQNLHEPMYIFIAALLINSLLYSTAIYPKLLIDFLSEKQIISYSACLFQWFIFYSLGGSEFLLLAAMSYDRYVSICKPLQYPAIMRKTTVSIFLALAWVVPVCQAVGPAVLNANKKLCNFTFKGIICNSTVGKLHCESSRLLNIYGLVILVNLVLLPVLFILFTYTRIFIISYRSCREVRRKAAQTCLPHLMVLTNFSCLITFDVFLLRLETDFPKTARFIITLQIILYHPLFNPIIYGLKMKEIYKHLKKLLCK